TTGATCCTGCTTTCCTGTCTGGTTAAACCGACCCATCCATGCTTTGAGGCTCCCTTCCTTCTGCATTTTTCATATGGCTCCAGGCTGCACTGATCCTTCTCTAACTTGATCTCCTAATATGCTGCATAGCTTGTTATAATGATCACAAACAGACTAGCAAGTGATCAACAACACAAGTCTTAAATTCATATAGACCCAGGCTTAAATTGTATGCTATTCAGGACTCTTgggctgcaagtgacagaaagcCAGTGTGAACTGCAGCACCTGTGGCAAAGGGGAATGTATTCGCTCTTGTGGCCAGACCACTGGCCTTTGAGATGCCTGGGACTGGGAATTTTTCTCCGCTTTTTCCTTGATTCGTTTAAACAGGGTGACTGCTTCATTCTCACCTGGCTGTCCCTTGAAGCTGGAACCTTGGCCACAGGCAGCTCTAGGTTTCTATGCTTTGTGCCCCAGCACCAGAAAGAAAGGAGTTCTCTCCATCAACTCAAATTTAAAAAGTCCCACTTGGGCCGGACTGGGTCACCGGCCCTCCCTGTGGCTAAAGAAACATCATTTCTTACCAGAAGAAGCAGGAGTGGGAAATAGGCTTACCAAAGGAATAGTTGCTGCAGCTCCTTACTACAGGGGTGACCTTGGCTAAGCACTTATCCCCTGtaggcctcagtcttctcatctgcaaaacaggagGGTAAAAGCACTGCTTTCTGGTATTGCTATGAGGATGAGAGGAGATGGTACAGGTGATGTTTCACATAGCACACGTCAGACTCGATCAGTGATGAGGGGACACAGAGACTTAGCTGACCTGGAAAGGCCCACTCCACCTGTCTTGCCGGCAACTAGAGGATGACAAGATCCCCCAGAAGCTTCCCTTCTGGGTCGTAGGGTTGCTCTACTAGCCCAGTGTAGACCATTCTTGAAATTGGCTGAAAAGGATCCGGGAAAGTCATGGAAGCAATAGCAGCCTTGACAGAGGAAAACCTCTGTGGTGCCTCTAAGCTAATGTTTGCCACTAAAAAGAATGAGTAACTGGTAATTGGGGTTGTTTCAAATCAGCCATAAATCACTGAACATAAACCAGATCTGAGCTGAGAACTGTGGAAAATATGAATTTGTGTCACACAGCTCCTGTTCTTGGCACAAATGGGACAATAAAACACACCTCAATCATCTTTGGAAGTAGTGAGTTGCTTGTCACTGGAGGTGTGCAAGTAGTGACAGGGATGCTGTGAAGAGGATTTGGACTTTGGGAGGTGGGTGAATTGAGGGAAACTTAAATGTCACTCCTCTTGAGGATCTAGAGAAGAAGAAAACTCCAGCCCCCTGATGCCATGGCCAGCTGGCAGTTAGAGGTGAAGCACTCCCTGTAGTGGGACTGGTGGGAGTTTGGGAAAAGCTTCATCAGGGGAGCctttctggaggaggtgacatatGCACTGGCCCTCGAACTTCAGCTCATCTGTGAAGAGCAGAAGGCCAACTGCTTTGCAGGAGGAACAGCCATCCAAAGATGTGTTGTCAGATGCTGTTCCACTTATGCCATAGCTCTCACATCAACTTGTCCCTGCTGGCTTCCTTCTTAAGTTTCATTATGGATTGGTGAGCAGAGGGATACCAGCAGCCCAATTCTTCCCTCCTCATTGTTCAGGAACCAAGGGGGAGGGAGGTCCTATTCATTCTAGTCTGTAGTCTAGAAGGCAGATCTCAGTAGAGGGCTCATTGGTCCAGCTCAGGTCACATACCCATCCCACAGACCAGTCACTGTGGACACAACCATGAGACAGGTTAAAAATACAAGCTCAAGCCTCATCATTTAGGTTCACATATTTAGATATcctggcaagttacttaatacCTTGGGCGTgttttttcacctataaaatgggggtgatattCGAACCTCAAATGGTTTCtgagttaaatgagataatatatgcaaacaGCCATAATAGTACCTGGATATACTAAGTTCAATAAAGTTTAGCGGCTATCCTCCATCATTGTGTTTCATGTTTTTCAGCCGCATTTACATCCTTTGCTCCATTTGATTTCCTcatcattttataggtgagaaaacagtTGTTAGACATGTTTGGCAGCTTCCTTCCTGAATCACAGAGAAGCTAAGGTCAGGGCAGCTGGAATCCACTCCCAGGACGCCTTACCCTTGGCCGCAGGCCCAGACCCCAGTATTTCCTGCAAAATCTTTTTCCTAAAACTTAATCATGTGTTTCCTCCTGCCCCCAAATCCCCAGACATTTTTGTGGctcactgggggagggggaaagattCCCATGGTTGGAGAGAAGAAGCGCTGACCcctcttgtcttgttccttcacAGGCATAGCTCTGTCAAGGCTGATGAGGCCGCGGGCACAGCTCCCTTCCACCTTGACCTCTGGTTCTACTTCACCCTGCAGAACTGGGTTCTGGACTTTGGCCGCCCGATTGCCATGGTGAGTGTAAAGCTGCAGACAGAACCTGGGCAGCAGGGAGGAGACTTAGTGTGAGTTCAGTTAGCTgagtgaccttagacaagtcacttcCCCTTCTGGTAAACTGTGAGAATAGACCTGGATGCTTTCATGTCCTTTGACTCTGTGACTATGGCCAGTGAGGCAACTGCCAgtaagtggggggtgggggaggtggggcgTTGGGGGATCTGAATAGTCTTATTATGCCCTGACTCTCACGGGGGATTTGGTAGCTCTGAACAGTCATACTGTGCCCTGCCTATATCCTGCATCCAGGTTTAACCAAATCACCAAGCCAGAGGGATGTGGGAGAGAAAGCAGGGCCTCCCCACCCGCCTTCCCCAAAGCCTTGTGATAGTATTTATTTCTGGAGGCAAAGCGTATAGGCTAATTTTAGATATTATGTATGACACTGAGCCTCAGGTAATTTTTAGTGCCATCTGGTGAAACCGTCCCCTTCCCTCTAAGGCTACTTCATGCATCAGTTACAGTGATGGCCTCCATGGAGGAGGTTAATACCGGAAGAGCACCAAAACCTCTCATGTGTACTAGATAGGCAGGTAGGTAGGTATGTAGGTAAGTAGGTAGATGacagaatgtgaaaaaaattgaGCGAGTTACCACCAAGTACCAAgttgttaatttttgtgtgggagtggtaaaaataacaatatcCACCGCTGAAACTGACACCTGTACGTGCTGGTGATAATGCAAATTAGCAAAGCCCTTTTGGAAAGCGGTTTGTCAAGGTGATAACTCgtacctagaatagtgtctggcataataagtactcaatacaCTTTTATGGAatgaataataacaacagtaagtTAGAAAGAGCAGTTAATATacattgagtgcttactctgttCTAAGCTCTTTATATGTTTAAACTTATGTAGTTCTCACATCAACACTATTATTAATCTcaactttatagatgagaacgaCTTGCGAATAGAGAGAGTGAGGAACTGGCTCAAGCTTAGCCAGCTAACAAGTGGAGTAGCCAGCATCTGCACCCAGGCAGTCAGGCCCCAGAGCCCCACCCCCTTCCTAGCATGTATGTATCCGGAACCCTGATATGTTCATCCCTCCTGACCCAATAAGACCCCTTCCAAGAATCTGCCCTGAAGACTCAATCAGCAATAAGACAACAGCCTCTCTACCcaaagatgttcactgcagcgttgtTTACAGGAGCTAAAACTTGGAAGTGAGTTCAGTGTCCAGCACTAGGGACTGGGTAAATCAACGTTGCTGTATCCAGTAAGGAATGTTACCTGGCCATTAAGCAGCAATTATGGATACTATAGAGCAACCTGGAATGTTTAAGGAGAAAAGTGCCTGAGGGGTGTATGCATACTCACTGATGGCAAGTCAGTAACAATCCTAATCTTGTATACATGGATCAAAGACGGAGGGATGAAGAAAAGCTTTCCCGGCAGTGTGTCAGGGAGGAGTTACGGTGGATGCTGGTTCTCCCTTCTGCAGACATTCTGTAAGGgttacatgttttttttaatgtaggagaaagaaaagggactgAGCCAAGAGTCAGGGCACCTGGTCAGGTTTGGGTGACTATAGGCAAGTCACTGTCACCTGGACTTCAGTTCTCTCACCTGTAAGAAGACTGTGAACGAGCTGCTCTGAGCCCCCTTCCAATGTGAAGGTCCCACACATTGGTAGATAAAGGAGCTGCCCATCAACCTGGTGctctggggagggggagaagaggcCAGGTGCTGGCTGGTGGCTCTGCTCACTCACTAGGACTCAGACTCAACTGGCCTAAGGGGGGTTTTCTGTTGGGTAAATCATTTCCCCCATCCTGCCTATATTGCTGGATCCATTCTAACCCCAAGTGGGCTCATCGGGAGAATATATAGTTGAAAAGCTTGTGTATACACTGGTGCTTTTCAAATATACACAGGATAGTCCCAAACTACTaataactacaaaataaaacctttacaGTTATCAAAGTAATATGTAGTAGTTGTAACGAGTCAGTTCATACCCAGGTATATAAAGAAGTGAGACTCTCCCTTTCCAGGCCCCCCGACAGTTTAGGGCACATCCTTTCACTCCTTTCTCTACTCGCACAAACGTATATACACCTCTTTTATCTTTATCTAGCCAAAATGAGATTTTACTTTATACCTTATTCTATAACATGCTTGTTTTACTTTATCATGGATATCTCTTCATGTCAATACATATAAGGTGTCATATCTGTTAATGGCTACTTAACCTCTATAGTAAATATGTACCACAGTGTATTCAGCTAGTCCTGTTGGGTTGAAAAGTTGGCCTATATCTGGTATTTTGCTATCACAAAGAGTGTTTCAGCCACCATATATATCTTGCTATggataaagatacagaaatacacacacataagaaagggaaacagaaaaactgagaTTCCTGTATCCTAGAAGTTGTATTTCTGCAGATTAGTTTTATCCAATGTGgcattttctaattaaaagagagaaaatttataaatttttgattGAAATTTTGGGTTATTACACATATTTTCAATCAATGGATACTGGAAGTATagtttggctgtgtgtgtgtgtgtgtgtgtgtgtgtgtgtgtgagtgtgtgagagagagagagagagagagagagagagagagagagagagagaaatgtttgaCCGCGAATAGGGGTTTTCACACTGACCCCAACAAGGCCAGGACTCACTGGAATACACCAGTAGGAGTGAGGGCATTCCAGACGTAAGAACTGCCCCTGGCTTGCCTCCTCTCTCAGGGAAGGTAGGAAAGGAAGAACGAAAGCTACTTTGTGGCACTCActtatttcctcctttatttcctAATGTGTACTTTTGACCTGATTTGGAAGCAGTGCATCTGCTCAGTGGACAGAGCATTTTACGACACCTGGGCCGAGTGGCCAGGAGAGCTTGTCATCATCTTAAGACCTGGAGCGCCAGATCCCTTAGTGTCCATGTAGACCACATGGGCCACATTTCTTgtgttacagatggggaaaccaaggcctaGAGAGGGGAAGGACTTGCCCAGGCTCAGCAAGACAGTTGTTGGCACAACTGAGTCCCAAAGGAGCCTCCAACTACCAGGCCAGTACCCAGGAACATTTATTTAGGACCCACTGGGAGAGGGCCACAGGGTCAGGCCTGGATTTgcatctactgtgtgcctggGGACAAGTCCATTTAccttctctgggactcagtttctctGTCCAGAAACATTTTCACCCTGGGGCTGCCGAGAGGATCCTGAGAGATCACAGAAAGAATTAAGAATGCGTGAAAGAGGTGGGGGCTGACCCCCCGAGGGCCTTGGGGGGCTGTGCCTGCTGAACCCCTTTCCTCCCCTTGCTCCCCAGCTGGTGTTCCCTCTCGAATGGTTTCCGCTCAACAAGCCCAGCGTGGGGGACTACTTCCACATGGCCTACAACATCACCACACCCTTTCTCCTGCTCAAGGTACAGCCCAGGCTCCCTGCTGTCCCTTCCAACCCTCATTCCCTCCTCCAGCCAGCAGGGAGCTGGTGCCACGCTCTTGGAGTGCCTTGAATCAGGCTTTGCCTGCCTGAGTCTGCGACATGGAGGCTGTGATAGAGGGGACACATCAGGAGCCTAGGGACCTAGGAGAGGCAGGGCTGCCTCTGGCTGGGAGGGATGGAGAAGGCCTCCCCAAGGAGGTGAGTTTGTTTTGGGCCTCAGCCTGTTGTGCCAGGGGGCGAAGTGGGAGAAACATTCAGGAAGAAGGACCTGAAGACAAGGCCATGCTTGGGAACCATAATACATTTGGGGAGGCTGAGGCAGGAGTGGCCGGGTTGCCCCCAGAAGTCAGGGACGAGTTGGGAAGGGCAGATGGGGGCCAGGTGACAGAAATGGCAGCAACGGAGGGTGAACTCTATCCTCTGGCCCAGAGATCCCTGACTTTGACATGCCACCAGGAACACACAGTTAGCCAGGGCTGCCAGCTTTGCAGTTTGCCAAATAAGGGCTCTTAAAATAACTCTCACTGTCTGCTATCCCCATCATGTTGTTCTTAGAAAGATATTTCAAATCTCTAAAAGTTGGAAATGTATAATCTCAGAATTCAGAGGAGTCTTTTCAGTTAAATAATTTAGTTTCAGCCCCATCCCggtcattttcttcatgtttgcTGTGAACCAATCGCTCAGAAATTGGACGATCTCTTCAGCAGGCCAGCCCAGCCACCCTGGGGCACAACTGGCAGTGGGAGGGCTGAGCCTAGGGCCCCAGCACCTGTGTGGAAGGCCTGGCATCACCTCCAGCAGGAGGCTtgtgtgggaccttgggcaatgAGCCAGCCCctctgagtttgtttcctttctgggAAAAAGGGGTGCTGTTCCCCTGGCCCTGCTGGGTTCACAGGGATCATGTGAGACTCTGAAGGCTGGGCTGGCCCACTATAGAGACTCACCAATTTGTGAGTGACATTCCAGCTGGTGGCAGCCACCCCAACCCAGGTGCAAGGGAGGGATGCAGAGGGCGTCCTGTGTTGTGAGGGAGGCCGGGTCATGCTGCGGGGCCTCCCTCTGACCTCAGCTCATCGAGCGGTCGCCCCGCACCCTGCCGCGCTCCGTGATCTACGTCAGCATCATCACCTTTATCATGGGCGCCAGCATCCACCTGGTGGGCGACTCAGTGAACCACCGCCTGCTCTTCAGTGGCTACCAGCACCACCTGTCTGTCCGCGAGAACCCCATCATCAAGAATCTCAAACCAGAGACGCTGGTGagtctgcctcccccaccccatgtaAAGCCTGCAGGCACAGCCTGTCCTGAAGGCGGAAGCGAGTCCCCAACCTAGCACTTTGTGTGACCCGCTGAAGGCAATACGCTAGTGAGGACAGTGTCCCCGCCAAGCTAGGACACTCGTGTTATTAATAAGTGGCATGTTAGCTGGTTCCCACCCGGGCCCCCTGCTACTGGCAGGCAGGGAATGAGAGCAGTTGGGGGCAGGCCCCAGCGTTGGGGCAGGAGGGTGGCCAGAGGCTGCGTGGGCCAGCACCCTTCAGGAGCACCTCCCTCTAACCCTGTCGCCCCTGCGTCCTCAGATCGACTCCTTCGAGTTGCTCTACTACTACGACGAGTACCTGGGCCACTCCATGTGGTGAGTGATGGGGCCAGTCTGTCTACGCAGGGGCCCTGGCCCCCCGCCAGCTCTGCCACCGGCCTCGGAGGACCCTGGAAAAAACTCTGGGCCTCGGGCCTCCAGGTGTCAAATGCAGTGGCTGAAATGGCGTTCTCTTCGCCTGAGGGGAGGCCGTGATCTCGGCTTGGGTGACGCGCTGGGGCCGGCTTCCCTCCGCCCCCTTCCAGCCCTGCGGTGCCGGCGGCGGCCACTAGAGGGCAGCGAGCGGCCGTCCCGCGCTCTCCCGGTCCCTGGGAGCCTGAGGCTGGTGGGGGAGGCGCAGGCCGTTGTGCTGATAAACAACCCCCCAATGGTGATGttggggtaaagacccccccagTGTCTGTCTTTGGGAGTggaaaaggggaggaagctgAGGAGGGCCAGCTAGACcaggtgtgtgtttgtgggggggtGCAGTTTgtgccctcccccttcctcaaAACTCACAGGagagctgcccccaccccttcacccctcACAAACGGGGGACTCAGACCCGGGAGATTCAAGGCCCCAGGAGGGAACAATCATCAGTGCCAAACCCCACTTTACACAGGATAGACTGGGAGGCAGTGGGAGGAGGTTTGACCATGCGTTGACAGCTAGTTAATGACAGAGCCAGCCCTGGAGCTGGGTGGCTCtaacgcagggtctctggtctcgctccctgtacaagaacacaggatatggtgaggccaaaaaggaacaccagggagccatggatgggggattcataccactatagtctcactggcggctgggctggagacacaggaagcaggttcCACAcgatctgccgtctgcttctctgccaaccaacccccttgctagctgcaatctgcgcttgctagttcagtcacagcagttatatcggTGGTAccggctaaccagtaacagctgatggccatccactacctgagccagcacctttccacgtgaggccgagagcctggaaactgctttctggggctgtCACCACAGTGGCCTCACTCCTGAGTGAGGTGAGCTCACTCATGTCACATGTGCCCTACACTTGTGTTTCCAGAGTAATGTGGGGGCATGGAAAATGGATCTGCCTGGCTCAGAGGGTCCCCTTGCCAGCTCTCTGTGACTTTTGCCAGAAGACCCTTCCTATGGAAGGCtggggaaaggaggcagagagaggcacAGAGGCCTCTTCTGAGACGTGAACTAGCAGGAGAGGGCATGGGAGTGTATGGGGGCCATAAgaagggggtgaggagggtggtTAAGGAGACAAGATGGGGTGTGGAAAAAGGGCTCCGTGTGCATGTAAGAGCCAGCACGCATGGGAGAAGCAGCCTGTGTGGGGGGAAGAGAGGGTGGTCCTCTcaggtgaggtgtgtgtgtgggaagagGACGAGGCTGGGCGCAGTGTGAGTGTAGGGGCATCACAGAGCTCCTTGGAGGCCCCCAGCAGGTGTTGTCCTCTTTTTTATTTACCTAGACCTCAGGCCTCTCCTTCCTAAGCCCTGCTGCGCACACCTGTTTCCAGGCCAGTGAGGTGCTGGGGCTGCTGGTGTTTAGTCTGTGCCTGAGGGAGAGGCACCCCTGTCACACACATGGAGTGAGCGAGGTGGCCAGAGCAGTGTGGGAGggctcccccacacacacacacactcagccaGCCTGTGGGCCTCCCGTTTGCATGTGCCTGGGGAGCAGGCCTCATCgtcctgcttccttcctgtccCATCCTGGACCCCCAACGCAGGAAAGGCTGGCAGGGACTCTGAGTGCTCTCCCGCAAACCAGGCGTTTGGTAAACCATGAAGTGACACTGCATGGATGGTGCAAGGAACCAGTACGAGCACTGGTGGGGAAGAGGGCAGCACAGCTGGGCAGGCCTCGAAGGCGTTGGTTTCCCTGTTGCAGGtacttccccttcttcctcatcctcttcatGTACTTCAGCGGCTGTTTCACCCCCACCCAAGCCAAGAGCTCGATGCCAGGGGCAGCCCTGCTCCTGGTGGTGCCCAGTGGCCTGTACTACTGGTGAGTGGACATTGGACCTGCCGTGGAGAATGGGAGGGGGCGCTCAGTGAGCTAGGCAATAAAAATGTGCTCTTGACCACAGCTATTATGTGACCCCACGTGACAAACCTCCCTTTTGGGGCCCCCGTCTCATGCATGGACCCTAAACTCAACATGCGCCCCTAAATATGGATGCTAAACTCTTCTAGTGGTGGCCTGTCTGTTACCAGGAAGCTAGGCCTGCGTGTGGCCTCTCTATCCTCATGCCCCTCTGCCCTGTGCTCCCCCTTCCAGGACCCCAGTGCTACCTTGGGGCCAATAGAATCCATCTCCAACACTCAGCCCTGTAGAGCCCTGGCCATGTGCTAGGCGCTGCCTTAGGAGCTGCAGGGAACCCTGGGAGATCTGCAACTGTGTCCCTGCCTTCCAGGAGACAATAATGACAGCTCCCATAAGCTGTAACTGCATCCCCAAACTCAGATGCCTGTAGGAACCAAGCTGGTAACAGACGCTTCAAGCAGATATCAAGTGAAGCAACGGAATGGTGGGGACTACTGCAGCACAGAGCTCTCTAAAGGGGACAGCTGCGTTTTCCTCTCGTCAGTTGTCGTGTGGGAATACAAGTCTAATGTGATCAGATAAACCAGAAATCCACATTTTCAGGTCCTTTGTTAGTTAAATATTGGCAACaaactcacatttaaaaataaatgtgcgCCACTCTCCAAGCCAAGCCTAATCAATACGCTGCATGTGGCCTATGGCTCAGGGGTGCGTGCCCTGAGCCCTCTCATTAGATGAGCTCTTCTGACCGACCGGTGCCTGGTGGAGGGAGGGATGCTGGGCAGCATGGGCTGTCATGGCATCGCCTCACCTCACCTCCTGGCCTCTTCAGGTACCTGGTCACGGAGGGCCAGATCTTCATCCTCTTCATCTTCACCTTCTTCGCCATGCTGGCCCTCGTCCTGCACCAGAAGCGCAAGCGCCTCTTCCTGGACAGTAATGGCCTCTTCCTCTTCTACTCCTTTGCCCTCACCCTCCTGCTCGTGGCCCTCTGGGTCGCCTGGCTATGGAATGACCCTGTGCTCAGGAAGAAGTACCCCGGCGTCATCTACGTCCCTGAGCCCTGGGCATTCTACACCCTCCACATCAGCAGCCCACACTGAGTCCCTGGCTCTGTTGGGTGGCAGATGGGCTGagcagaggggtgtgtgtgtgtgtgtgtgtgtgcacgtgtgtgtgcacatgtgtgcatgcgtTTCCACCCATGTGTGTGCAACCCGTGACTGAGAACATGGGTGAGAATATGCACTGTGCacagatgtgcgtgtgtgtgtgtgtgcacgtgtgtgtgtacatgtgtgcatgcgtgcatcACCAGGAGACTTTTTCTGGTCAAGTTTGTTTGGTTTGGATCTTTTCAGGCTGGGGTTTAGTTTTAGGCAGTGTGTCCAGGTCAAGTTATGGGCACCGCCTTCCTGTGCACCCGACTGGAGTCGGGGCCCTTCTCACTCACACTGCTCAGGGCAGGGCTCGTCCCTTCTTCCAGGGAAGTCTTCCGGGAGCCATGCAGGAGAGGCCTGGGTGGGCAGTCAGGAGGGGACTTGGCCACCACCTGGCATAGTCCTCCGACCTGCCCTGATTACATAAGTTACGTGAACCTTCTGTGTATCAcgtcccttctctgggcctcatttatACTAGATGTGTCCAGAGTCCCAAAGTAGGTCAGTGGGGTGGACCAGATAACCTCTCAGAAGCCCTCTGCAATCTTCTCTTGGGGCAGCCTGGGGATGTTCTATCCTGTCAGTGCTCTCCTACCCTGGGAGGGGTATGTGCACCCCAGACTCTCACCCCCACGTCAAGTTGCATGAGGTGTTGAGCCACCCGACCCCAAGGACCCAGAGGCCAGCCCCTTCCCCTAACCACCAGCCTGACCTTAGAGGGCTGGCTTCAGTAGCTCTCCAACCATGTCCCTCTGCCGGAGGCTGTGtctcccacctctccctccagGAGAATTGTTGCACCCTCTTCATGTCATCCTGACTGCAGGTTTTGGAGCTGCAGCTGAAGACAGAGTTCTCAAACACTTGCACTATCCCCTGAGCCCCTTTGCGTTGTGGGGAGGAGTATTGAGGCCTCTCCAGTTGGCCGTGTCTCAGTCTGAATCTCATGCCTTCTGCCAGGCCCCTGCTCCCAGAAAAGGGAGGCCTTGTTCCCAGCAGGATgtccaccccaaccccacacccccTGCCTTCTaccaggctctggagccaggtcTCCTCACACAGCTGCGGACACCACAGCCTCATTTTCAGCCAGCACTGGCCCCCCCACCCGTGCTCGTGGGTCTCGGGCCTGCCTTGCCTTCCCTGGGCACTGCCTCCTCTCCTGTGTTCTCAGGGAGCCCCAGGCCTCAGGTTCTCCTTTCATGTTGGGGACCCTCTGCAGCCCCCTGAAGGGTCCCCCAACCCCTGGTCAGTTCCTGTCTGCTGGCAGCATCAGGTGGTGAGGTGTGAATAAAGGTGGTGTGAAGTCAAGCCTGGCTGGTGGCTGCTACTTAATTTGGGTGTGaactggggaggcaggagagaagtCCCTAGAGGAGGAGAGAGTGTGGCTGGTCCGGGCCCCAGAGTGCTGGGCAGACCCCAAAGGCCCACTCAGTCCCATCTGGCTTAGCGTGGCTGCTGCCCACTGGCCCTCCATGTCACTTTGTAGGATCCCGGGGTTGGGAAGCTAGGTGGACAAGAAGAGCCTCAGTCAGTCCCGGCCCTCTTCAGAGGAACCTGGGGGCTGCGGGGCTGGGGGGCTAAGTGAGGGCATCTCCAGACCTGTCCCTCAGAGATGTCACAAGGAGCCTCCCAGCTGTGCTACCAGCCCATTCCAGAGGCTGAAGCGAAGAGGGTGCCCtttgggggaaggtggggaggctGGTTTGTGGGGGGTTGGTCCTtagtcttgggcaagtcacttcatctttTGGGGCCTCAGTTCTCGATCTTCAAAGGTCACAGCCTCCACGCAGACTCACTGGGAGCTTACTGGGCTACTGTATCAGACAATACAGAGGGGCCACTGGCAGGAGACGGGCAGGGCGCTCACACCATCGTACGCCCTGTGCTCCCACCTGCCCAGCAACCTCCTGTGATTCCTTCCCTACCTCAAACCCCTGTCCGAGGCCTACTCACAAAAGGACTTAATAGACATCCTATGAGCAAGCACAGGCCTGCTGTGTGGGGCCTGAAGTTTATACGATTTGGGGGGCCTTTGAtaagaaaacatcttttaaagtgaataaaaaatTAGGTATGAAAGTGAATACAGTTGATACTGGAACAATATAGGGGTTAGGGATACCAACCCCACGCAAAGTCGAAAATTCACATAGAACTTTTCAATCACCGAAAGCAACTACAGTAGGCCCTTCGCGTCCTCGGGTTTCACATctacagattcaaccaactgcggatccaaacagtattttcaatccgTGATTGAAAATCCACAGATGTGAGGGCCAGCTGTACTAATAGCCCACTGTTGTccggaagccttaccaataacataattaacacatattttatcatgcagggtgtcaggcagggtctctgtcccgctccccacataagaacgcaggacatggtgaggccaaaagggaacacccacggagccataggtaggggagtcataccactatattctcgctggcggctgggttggagacacaggaagcaggagccacacgatccacaatctgccgtctgcttctctgccaacaaacacCACTTACTAACTGCagtccgccgtgctaactgccaccccctcttgctagctcagcctccgtcttcttgctagcccccatttgctgctagcgtagccacgcagttatattagtggccaatggctcactggttacagctgatggccaactagccacagctgatggccatttgatcacagttgatggccatttactacccgagtgagcacctttccatgtgagggcgagagcctggaaactgcactcctggttctgtccccacaatttatttatatatatacacacacacacacacacacacacac
The nucleotide sequence above comes from Rhinolophus ferrumequinum isolate MPI-CBG mRhiFer1 chromosome 6, mRhiFer1_v1.p, whole genome shotgun sequence. Encoded proteins:
- the CLN6 gene encoding ceroid-lipofuscinosis neuronal protein 6 isoform X2, with the translated sequence MEAAVRRRQQPGAAGGQGAQPGASFLQARHSSVKADEAAGTAPFHLDLWFYFTLQNWVLDFGRPIAMMGKPRPREGKDLPRLSKTVVGTTESQRSLQLPAGVPSRMVSAQQAQRGGLLPHGLQHHHTLSPAQAHRAVAPHPAALRDLRQHHHLYHGRQHPPGGRLSEPPPALQWLPAPPVCPREPHHQESQTRDADRLLRVALLLRRVPGPLHVVLPLLPHPLHVLQRLFHPHPSQELDARGSPAPGGAQWPVLLVPGHGGPDLHPLHLHLLRHAGPRPAPEAQAPLPGQ
- the CLN6 gene encoding ceroid-lipofuscinosis neuronal protein 6 isoform X1 translates to MEAAVRRRQQPGAAGGQGAQPGASFLQARHSSVKADEAAGTAPFHLDLWFYFTLQNWVLDFGRPIAMLVFPLEWFPLNKPSVGDYFHMAYNITTPFLLLKLIERSPRTLPRSVIYVSIITFIMGASIHLVGDSVNHRLLFSGYQHHLSVRENPIIKNLKPETLIDSFELLYYYDEYLGHSMWYFPFFLILFMYFSGCFTPTQAKSSMPGAALLLVVPSGLYYWYLVTEGQIFILFIFTFFAMLALVLHQKRKRLFLDSNGLFLFYSFALTLLLVALWVAWLWNDPVLRKKYPGVIYVPEPWAFYTLHISSPH